In the genome of SAR202 cluster bacterium, the window TGCCGGTGGACACGCTGGGGGGGCTGGTGGCTCACTTGCGGGGTGAGGCGTCGATTAAACCGTTCAGGGCTGAGGACATGGCCGCCGCGTCTGAAGACGGAGCCGTCATGGGGCCGGACCTGTCGGATGTGAAGGGACAGGAACACGCGAAGCGGGCGGTGGAGGTGGCGGCGTCGGGCGGGCACAACCTGGTGATGACAGGGCCGCCGGGGAGCGGGAAGACGCTGCTGGCGAGGACGCTGCCGTCGATACTGCCGACGATGACGACGGAGGAGGCGCTGGAGGTCACGAAGATATACAGCATTGCGGGGATGCTGCCGCCGGACCAGCCGCTGGCGAGGCAGCGGCCCTTCCGGTCGCCGCACTACACGGTGTCGCACGTGGCGCTGGTGGGCGGCGGGAAGATTCCCAGGCCGGGGGAGGTGACGCTGGCGCATCGAGGGGTGCTGTTTCTGGACGAGCTCCCGGAGTTCACGCACATAGCGCTGGAGACGTTGCGGCAGCCGCTGGAGGACCACGCAGTGACCATCAGCCGGGCGCAGGGTAATGTGACGTTTCCGTGCTCGTTTATGATGGTGGCGGCGATGAACCCGTGCCCGTGCGGGTTTTATTCCGATCCGAAGAGGCATTGCACGTGCGCGCCGTCGCTGGTGTCCAGGTATCAGAAGCGGATCAGCGGGCCGCTGTTGGACCGGATGGACATGTTTGTGGAAGTGCCGCCTCTGGAGTACGAGAAACTGATGGATAAGTCGGACGGGGAGGACTCGGCGGCGGTGCGGCGCAGGGTGGAGGCGGCGAGGGAGGCGCAGAGGAGGCGGTTCAAGGGGACACTGATTGCCAGCAATTCAGAGATGGGGCCGGCGGAGGTGTGGGAGTGGTGCCAGGTGGAGGAGGGGGCGCAGGCGTTGCTGCAAACGGCGATGAAGCAGCTTAACTTGAGCGCGCGGGCGTTCCACAGGGTGCTGAAGCTGTCGAGGACGATAGCGGACCTGGCGGGGAGCGAGAGGATAGGGGTGGCACATCTGGCGGAGGCGCTGCAGTACCGGCCGAAGTGGGTGGAGTAACGGGGCGAAACGGATTGTCCTAGGCCGCCACGCCAGAAGAGCGGTACGATTTATGAAGATCGATATGGCGGATATCATTGCTACACTTGAACATCCCGACTCTATCATCAATAAAAGGTCGTTCCAATGCAATCAAAAGAACAGGCGACCACTTTCTAAGAGTTACCTACAAAGAAGAGGCTGATCATGTTCTTGTCGTCACAGTAACGCCTAGAAAACGGACCTGGTAGGAGGAATCTATGCTGATAACCTATGACCGAGAGACTGATGTGCTTTATATAGAGTTGCGACAGGCTACTCCCACCGATTCTAAGGATATAGAGGAGGGAGTTACTGCTTTGTTGGACGACAAAGGGCACATTGTTGGCCTTGAGCTTCTCGATGCCAGTGAGCGTTTAGGCAAGGAACAACTACACTCCGTGACGCTAAAAGACCTTGCATGGGAACCTGCTCTTCTGGGAAGTTAAAGCCGAGACCACGGTTCTGTGCCGGCGTTTTCGCTTTAGGATGGGCTAATGGTTAATCCACGCCGCCGGCGACGTACTCGCCGTCTTCCCAGGCGGGGTCTGCGGTGAGGAGGGCGCGCATCTTCTGGTACCACTGGTCCTGGGCAGGGTCGTCGGCGTTGGCCATATAGGCCTGCTTGTCTTTGAAGATGGCGACAGCGATGTAGTCGCCGGCGGCGCCCTTATCGGGCTTCATGAGAAAGCCGCCTACGGCGCCTTTAACCTTGGGCTTACGCTGCTTTTCCCAATCTTTAAAGAGTTCGATAAGCTTCTGGCCCTGGCCTTGCTTTACTTTGAGACGGGCGATGGTGCCGTACATAGTCGCACCTCCCTGAACTGTCAGATAGCGTCAATTGTACAAAAATCCAGTACTATGCCAGGGCTATTTCTTTAGGAAGCAGTTAGAGATATATTTCTGGACGGTTAACGGGACAATTTTTTGCGAGGGTATGGACAAGTTGGAATCCTTAAAGGTATCTGTGACACTGCCGACGACGCCGCAGCGCATATATGAGGCGTGGCTTAACAGCAAGGAACATAGCGCTTTCACCGGGGGACGCGCCAGGGGGAGCGGGAAGGTGGGCGGGGCTCTCAGCGCGTGGGATGGGTATATCAGGGGAAAGAATCTGACGCTGGAGCCGTACCGCCGCATTGTGCAATCGTGGAGGAGCAGCGAATTCCCGGAGGATAGCGAGGACTCCAGGCTGGAAGTGGTGCTGGAGGAGGCGGAGAAGGGGACGAGGCTTACTTTAATACACACCAACATACCGGATGGGCAGGGAGAGATGTACAAAGAGGGCTGGAGGGACAATTATTTCCAGCCTATGAAGAGGTATTTCAAGACGAGTTAAATAAGCAGGCTACTGAGCGCGGCGGGAGGCGCCCCCTCCTCCCGATCTGCCTCCTCCAAAGCCGCCGAACCCGCCTCCCCCACCCCTGCCTCCCCAGCCACCGGAGAAGCCGCCCCAGGAGTTACGCCAGGCGGTGCTCTTGCCGCTCTTGCGCTGGTGTTTGTAAGCGCGGGAGAGGAAGACATCCATGAACAGGCCAAAAACTCCCATCAGCGGGCCAATGATGACGCTCCACAGCACTGTGCCGGCGACCCAGCCCACCAGAACGCCTACCGCAGTGCCCCATAGAGCGCCCAAGACCACTTCTTTGGTGCGGGCCATGTAGGAAATTAAGTAGATGCTGCCAATGGCGAGGGGAAGGAAGAGCCATGAGTAGTCGCTGTGGCGGTGGAGAGGGTCTACCTTAGGGGGGCGGACGGCGCCGGGCTGGTAGCCGTTGTCGATGACAGCTTTGGTGATGGCCTGGGCCCCTTTGAAAATGGCGGAGGAGTAATGACCGGCCTGGTAATCAGGAACAACTTCGCTGTCCAGGATGCGACCAGCCTGGCCGTCGGTGAGGTACGGTTCCATGCCGTAGCCGACCTCTATGCGCAGCCAGCCTTCTTCCCGGTCGACGAGAAAGAGGATGCCATTATCATGGCTCTGCTTGCCAATTCGCCACTCCTGGAAGAGACGGACGGCGTAGTCTTCCACGGTGGTCCCGCCCAGATCCGGGACAGTAACGACGGCAAGCTCAACGGTGGTCTCTTGCTCGAACTGGCGCAGCGCGCTTTCCAGGTCTGACTCCACACTGTCTTCAATGATGGACGCGAAGTCGTTGACGAAGCCTACGGGTTTCGGGAACTCCAGGGCTTGGGCGGACCCGATGGCGAGCAAAGCTAGAAGTAAAGGCAGAAGAACAGGGAGACGCCAACGCACCTAGAACTGCACTTGGGGAGGCTCAGTAGAGCCTGGAGTTGGTTGGAAGAACTCACGCTCGTCATAGCCGAACATGCCGGCGATGATGTTGCTGGGGAAACGCTTGACGGCGTTGTTATAGGTGCGGACGCTCTCGTTGTAGCGAGAGCGTTCCACGCCGATGCGGTTTTCGGTGCCGGCCAGCTCGTCCATAAGCTGGGTGACGTTGGCCTGGGAGCGAAGCTCGGGGTAGTTCTCGACGATGACCAGGAGACGGGACAGAGCGCTTTCCAATTGGCCGGCGGCCTCGGCGCGGTCGTCCACGGTGGCAGCGCCGGAATAGCGGGCGCGGGCGTCGGCCAAGCGCCCGAAGACCTCCCGCTCCTGCTCAAAGATGGCTTGAACGGATGCGACCAGGTTGGGGATGAGGTCGAAGCGCCGCTGAAGCTGGGCCTCCACGTTAGACCACTGGCCCTCCACAGACTGGTCCTTTTCCACCAAGCCATTGTAGGTGGAGCGCACATACAGCCCTATGACCAGCGCGAAGATGACAAAGAAGCCGACGACGCCGAGAAGGATAAAGAGGCCGGTGCGCTGGTTCATAGGAGTATTATCTCAGAAACTCGCCAAGTTAGATTTTATTGAGGCTCCAAGATTAGAGGGCGTCTTTGGACTAGGGTTTGGGCAGGGGCCATTCTTTGCGGAGGTCGGTGAGTTTGCGGCCTTTGGGCAACTCCTGTCGCATCCAGACTTCGCGCTTTTCCATTTCCTGGCAGAACTTGAGGAGGCGGGCGGCGTCTTTAGAAGAGGCGACGACTACGCCATCGTCGTCAGCGATTACGAGGTCACCGGGGCTGACTACCACGCCGCCGACGTGGACTGGAACATTGACGGCGCCTTCGTCGACGCCGTGGCGCTTGATGGTGACAGCGGAGGTGCCTCGGGCGAAGGTGGGGAATTTGAGGGCGGCGAGAGCGGTCTGGTCGGTGACGGCGCCGTCAGAGACGAGGCCAATGACACCGGCTTCCATGGCGCCGATGGCGGCGAACTCGCCCCAGTTAGCGATGCGAGTGTCGCCGCCGCGGTTCATGACCAGGACATCGCCGGGCCTGGCGATGTCCAGGGCTTTAGCGACGGCGGAGTCCACCTGGGGGTAGGCCTGGACGGTGAGGGCGGGGCCGACGAGCTTGACAGGCTTCCAGATAGCGCGGATGGCCGAGTCCATACCGGAGTCCAGGGCGTGGCCCAGGGAGGCGGGGGCTATCTTCTTATAGGCCTCGATGAGACCTTTGGA includes:
- a CDS encoding LemA family protein, with amino-acid sequence MNQRTGLFILLGVVGFFVIFALVIGLYVRSTYNGLVEKDQSVEGQWSNVEAQLQRRFDLIPNLVASVQAIFEQEREVFGRLADARARYSGAATVDDRAEAAGQLESALSRLLVIVENYPELRSQANVTQLMDELAGTENRIGVERSRYNESVRTYNNAVKRFPSNIIAGMFGYDEREFFQPTPGSTEPPQVQF
- a CDS encoding TPM domain-containing protein, giving the protein MRWRLPVLLPLLLALLAIGSAQALEFPKPVGFVNDFASIIEDSVESDLESALRQFEQETTVELAVVTVPDLGGTTVEDYAVRLFQEWRIGKQSHDNGILFLVDREEGWLRIEVGYGMEPYLTDGQAGRILDSEVVPDYQAGHYSSAIFKGAQAITKAVIDNGYQPGAVRPPKVDPLHRHSDYSWLFLPLAIGSIYLISYMARTKEVVLGALWGTAVGVLVGWVAGTVLWSVIIGPLMGVFGLFMDVFLSRAYKHQRKSGKSTAWRNSWGGFSGGWGGRGGGGGFGGFGGGRSGGGGASRRAQ
- a CDS encoding RraA family protein, yielding MITVNPRNDTLSKGLIEAYKKIAPASLGHALDSGMDSAIRAIWKPVKLVGPALTVQAYPQVDSAVAKALDIARPGDVLVMNRGGDTRIANWGEFAAIGAMEAGVIGLVSDGAVTDQTALAALKFPTFARGTSAVTIKRHGVDEGAVNVPVHVGGVVVSPGDLVIADDDGVVVASSKDAARLLKFCQEMEKREVWMRQELPKGRKLTDLRKEWPLPKP
- a CDS encoding DUF2283 domain-containing protein, giving the protein MLITYDRETDVLYIELRQATPTDSKDIEEGVTALLDDKGHIVGLELLDASERLGKEQLHSVTLKDLAWEPALLGS